In Gemmatimonadaceae bacterium, the sequence CGCACTTCTTCCAGGGCATCTACCCGCAGGGCAACCTGTCGTGGCACCACCTGTGGTTCCTGGCACATCTGTTCGCATACTCCGTGATCGCGCTTCCGCTCTTCCGGTACTGGCAGACCGCCGCGGGTGAACTCAAGATGCAGCGACTCGCGCGCCTGAGCGGCAGCAGCATCGGACTGCTGGCGCTCGCCCTGCCACTGGTCCTCGAGCGCGAACTGCTCTGGGGCTTGTTCCCGGAGCGCCACATGCTGAGCACGGATTGGGCCAACCACGCGCTGCTGCTGGTGGCGTTCGTGTACGGCTTCGTGCTCGCCGGCGCGCCGACGCTGGGCGCGGCCATCGACCGGTACTGGAAGGGTCTCGCGGCCGCGGGGGCCGCGCTCTCGTGTCTGCTCGCCGCCCTCGTCTGGGCGGGGGCCCTGCCCTCACGACTGCCGCCCCCGTATTCGCCGAGCTATCTCGTGTTCTGGACGCTGTACGCCGTCGACGCGTGGGCCTGCATGGTGGCCGTGCTGGGGGCGGGCCGCCGGTGGCTGCGCGTGGAGAATCGGGCGATCGCCGTGGGGCGCGCAAACGGGTTCGCCTGGTACGTGGTGCACCAGCCGGTGATCGTCGCGCTGGCGTACGTGATCGTGCAGTGGCCCGCACGGGTCGGAGTGGGAGTGAAGTTCACGGTCCTGTTCGCGAGCTCGCTGGCCGGAACGCTGGCTTTGGCGCAGCTCCTTCGCCACGTGCCCGGCCTGGCGCGGATACTGGGCTACCGCGCCCGCGCGTGAACGGTCGGCGGAGGAACTCGAGCATCGCGATGCGCGGCAACAGTGGCGCCGGACGCCCGGATGGCGTCGGGCGGATTCCCCGCGGCGCCTAGAGCCGGCCCGACAGAGAGTCAGGATTTACCCGACAGACCTCTACCGGGTGGGGGGTAGGTTGAGGCGCGGGTCCCCTGGGAGCCGTCGAGCCAGGAGCGAGCACGGCCCCGACGGCGCGTGGGACGCCGAGGAGCTTGGCGCTTACGACTTCATTCCGGATCGCATCGATGAGATCTCGCATGGGAGGAGCGGTGTGACCGTGACGTCCCCGACGACGGAGCCCGAAGCCGGCGATGCGCCCTGGGAGCCGGGCTTCAGCGAATATCTATTGGGCGGCATTGTCGTGCTGATGGTGGTCGGGCTCGCCCTGGCCGCATTCCTCTATCTCCTGCCACCAGAACGTCTTCAGCTTGCGGAGTTGCAGCCCGCGTTCGTCGTGGCGCCCGAGGCGCAGCTCCCGGTCGGCGCCAGCCGCGTCGTGGACTGGGGGCAGCAGGTCATCCTGGTCGTGCGGACCGGGGAAAAGACCTACGCGGGGCTGCAGGGCACGTCGCCCACCGACGGCTGCATCCTGGACTGGGACCCGACCTCGCTGCGGGTCCTCTCTCCATGCACCTACATCGTGTACGATCTGCAGGGCAACGTGGTGCGGGGCCTGACCACGGTGCCGCTCCAGCGGTATCCCGTGTTCGTCCGCGACGGCATCGTCTACGTGGGGAGGCCATAGGATGCTGGGGCGTGCATGGGAGGCAACCGTGGCGTGGGGGAAACGCTTCTGGGACGATCTGAAGGCAAGCACGGACGCCAGCCTGCTCGCCATCCTGCGGTTCGTGGGCCTGCTGTACGGGCGCATCGATACGCGTCTGCCCATCGACCAGGCGTTCCGCAAGTCGCTGCGCCACCGGTTGTCGCGCCACGCCGGATGGAGGCACGCCTTCGGCGGCATCACGTACCTGCTGTTCATGGTGCTGGTCGTGACCGGCGTGCTGCTCTCCTTCTACTACCGGCCGTCGGCGGAGGAAGCGTACCAGAGCATCCAAAACATCGTATCGGGCGTCACGCTGGGCTGGCTCATGCGGGATGTGCACGTCTGGGCCGCCAACCTGATCGTGCTCGCGGCGCTGGTCCACATGGGCCGCGTATTCTTCGGTGCGGCCTACAAGCCGCCGCGGGAGACGAACTGGCTCGTCGGACTGCTCCTGTTGTTCGTCATCTTCGCGTTCGGCGCCACCGGCTACCTGCTTCCGTGGGATCAGTGGGCCTACTGGACGGTGACGCAGGGTCTGGCCATCCTCGGCCACGTGCCGCTGTTCGGCGGTGCCCTCGTCGAGATCCTTCGGGGCGACCCGCTCGTCTCGGGCGCTACGCTGAGCCGGTTCTTCGCGATTCACGTCATCGTGTTGCCGTGGCTCGCGCTCGCGCTGCTGATGCTGCATTTCACTCTGGTGCGAAAGCACGGCGTCGCGCCGCCGGCCGAGGCGGCGACCGAGGACCTCGGCCCAAGCGATGAATCCGGCGTCCCGTTCTTCCCGAACCATTTTCTGCGTTCGCTGATCGTGGGTGTGCTGGTCCTGTCGCTCGTGATCACGGCGGCGGCCCTGTACCCGCGCGATGTGGCGGCGCCGGCGAACCCGGCACAGCCGCCGGCGTCGCTGCGCTCGACCTGGATCGTGGCCGACGTGTCCCGCGCGCTGATCTACTACCTGGGCGGGTGGGGCTTCGCGGCGTACCTGCTCCTCGGCGCCGTGATGGTGCTGCTGCCGCTGTTCGACCGATCGCCGGAGCGCCGTCTGAGACAACGCCCGATCGTGGCCAGCCTGGGGGTGGTCTTCTTTCTCGCGTTCGCCGTGGCCTGGGCCGCCGGATGGCACCTGCGGTCCGTGCCGGTCCTGGCATCCGGCGAGTTGACGCCGATCGAGCAGCCCCTGGCGATGCCGGGGCCCGCGCTGCCACGCGTCGCGCCCGTGCAGCCGGCCGCGCAACCCACGGGCACTTCGAGCCCCAGAGGTCCGCAATGAGAGGCGCCGCATTCAGGAGCCTGATGGGAGTCGCCGTCCTCGCCACCCTGCTCCTGGGCCCGCGAGCGTCGCAGGCGCAGGGGACCGTGGTGAGCGCGGACACGGCCAACGGCTGTCTCGCCTGCCACGCAGGACAGCGCGAGGCCGCGACGATGGGCGTTCACTCCCAGCACGGGGTTCGTTGCGTCGACTGCCACGGTGGAAACGCCGACGCGCGCACGCTGCCGGGCGGCCACCAGGGTCACTTCATCGGCTCGCCGAACAAGGTGCAGACCGCCGAGCTGTGCGGCTCGTGCCATTCGGACCCCAATCGGATGAGGGAGTACGGTCTGCCCACGGGACAGCTCGCGCAGTTCCGGACGAGCCGCCACGGCCAGCTGTTGTTCGGCCAGAACAACGCGGATGCACCCACGTGCACGGATTGCCACGGGACCCACATCATCTACCCGCCGTACGACGCCCGCAGCCAGGTGTACCCGACCAACATTCCGGGCACCTGCGCGCACTGCCATTCGGACGAGAAGCTCATGGCGAAGTACCACCTGCGCACGGACCAGTTCGAACAGTTTCGCAGCAGTGCGCACGGGGTGGCCCTGTTCCAGCACCAGAACTTCGCAGCTCCGACGTGCATCTCCTGCCATGGCGCGCACTCCGCCCTTCCGCCGACGGGAACGCAGGTGGCGAGCGTCTGTGGGCAGTGTCACGCGCTGGTGGACCAGGCGTTCGAGCAGAGCCCACACGGCGCGGCGTCCCGGGTCGGCAAGCTGCGCGGCTGCCTGGCGTGCCACACGAACCACGGCACGGAGGGCGTGCCCATCGACAAGATCGGCGCGACGTGCGACAAGTGCCACGCATCGGACGCGCGGCTCCATCAGATGGGCGTGGACCTCCAGCACAGCGTGGTCCAGGCGAGTCTGGACATGGAGTCCGCGCGGCAGGCGGTCGATGCGCTGTCTCTCGCAGGCCGTCAGGTTGGCTATTACCGGTTCCGGTATCAGTCGGCCTTGACGTATTACCTGCAGATCGCGCAGGCCCAGCACAGTCTCGATTTCGCGAAGGTCGACGATCTCGCCCGGCGGGTGCGCTCGGTGTCCGTGGACCTGAACAACGCCGCGAATACGAGCCGTGAGCAGCGCTGGGAGCACAAGCTCCTGTTGCTTCCGGTGTGGTTCCTGTCGCTCTCGGCCGTGGTGCTGGCGTGGCTGGCGCTGAGGGCTCTGCGCAGAACCGGCGACGACGACCACCGGCAAGGCTAGGGGCATGTCACCTGCGGTACGCCGGCGCATCTCGCGGATAGGCCGGATCCTCATTCCGGTCGGGATCCTCACGATCATCCTGATCACCGTGGGGACCGTGACCTTCGTCCAGGTCTCCAGCCAGCCCTGGTTCTGTGGCAGTTGCCACATCATGCAGCCGTATTACAAGTCGTGGACCACCTCGACGCATCGCAACGTTCCCTGCATCAAGTGCCACATCGCGCCGGGGATCAAGGCCGAGGCGATGACCAAGATCCAGGCTGCGAACATGGTGGTGAAGGACTTCACCGGCGCCACCACCACGCGGCCGTGGGCGGAGATCGAGGACGCGTCGTGCCTGCGCTCGGGCTGCCACTCCGACCGGCTGATCCAGGGCCGCGTCGACTTCAAGGGGGTGCGTTTCGACCATACCACGCACCTGGGCGAAGTGCGGAATGGCATGCAGCTGCACTGCACGAGTTGCCATTCCCAGATCGTGCAGGGTACGCACATCGCGGTCACGGAAGGCACGTGCTTCCTCTGTCACTTCAAGGATCGTCCGGCAGGCAAGCCGCTGGGCGGCTGCATCGGATGTCATCCGTCGCCGCCCACGGTCACGTCGCCCGAAGGCTACGTGATCGACCACGCGCAGTACGTCAAGGACAGGATCGACTGTCTGTCCTGCCACAACCAGGTGACGCACGGTACGGGCGCCGCGGATGAGGCGCGGTGCGTCAGCTGCCACAACGAGCCCGCGCTGCTTGCGCAGTTCAACAACCCCACCATGTTGCATCAGGTGCACGTCTCGCAGCACAACATTGCGTGCATCCAGTGTCACACCTCGCTCGACCACAAAGTCATGGCCCTCACCACCAACGTGGAGCTCGACTGCAAGAGCTGCCACGCCGGGGTCCACAAGGCCGAGCAACGTCTCTACGCCGGCATCGGCGGCCACGGGGTGCAGCCGACTCCGAGCGCCATGTACACGGCGCGAGTGGCCTGCGTGGCCTGCCACAACGCCGCGTCGAAGCTGCCGGGCCATGACACGGTCAACGTCGCCAACCAGGCCGCGTGCCTCTCGTGTCACGGCATCAAGTACGCCAACGTGCTGCCCGCCTGGCAGACGCAGATGGAGCGGAAGGTGCAGCTGGTCGGGCCGATCGTGGACGCCGCGCAGACGGCCGCCTCTGCCATGCCGCTGCGCCGCCGCGCGCTGGCCGACAGCCTGCTGGGCATGGCCAGCGAGAACGTGGAGTTCGTGCGCGCCGGCAAGGGCGCCCACAACATCGTCTACGCCGACCAGCTGCTGCGGGCATCCTTGAGTCTGGTGCGGCAGGCCGTGAAGGATGGCGGCCTGCCGTACCGCGTGCCGAGCCTGGACCTGGGCCCGCCGGTGAGCGAGAACCAATGCCTGCAGTGCCACCTGGGAGTCGAACAGCAGAAGGGCAGCTTCCAGGGAAGAAGCTTCGACCATACGGGCCACGTACTGCGCGCCGGGCTCCAGTGCAGCGCGTGCCACACGCCGTTCTCGGCGCACGGCGGAATCACCTTGACTTCCACCGCCAGCTGCGACGCGTGCCACCATTCCCAGGTGCAGCCGGTCGCCAACTGCGCGCGCTGCCACGCGGGACCGGGAGGCGTGCCGCCGGACACATTCAAGCTGGCGGCCGGCGACTTCTCCCATGGCGCGCACCTCGCCGCCAACCTGGAGTGCAAGGCGTGCCACACGGCGCCGGGCATGGACGCGCGTGCCCTGCAGTGCGACAACTGCCACGAACAGCACCACCAGCCGCAGGTGGCGTGTCTGAGCTGCCATCGCGGCGGCGCGCTGGCCAAGCACAAGGTGGCCGACCACGTGGTGTGCAGTCAGTGCCACAAGACCGTGCCGCAGATCAACCGATGGAGCCGCCCGGTCTGCACGGCGTGCCACGCGTCGTACACCAACCACCACCCGGGCAAGGCGTGCGAGACCTGCCACCGGGTGCCGGCGATGGGGACCGCGCATACGGCGGTGCCGAAACCGGCCCCTGCCGCGGGAAAGGGACGCTGACCTCCCCCGCCATTTGACGCGACTCGATGGGCTGCCCCAGTATGCCCTGGGGCAGCCTCGCCGCACCTCGGGGACCGCGCGACCGCGGGCAGGAGACCTTGCGCATTGAGCCAACCGGACGTCGTGCTCATCCACCCGCCGAGCATCTACGACTTTCGCGAGCGGACCATCTTCTACGGTCCGATCAGCGACGTCATCCCATCGTCGCCGATTTTCGAGATGTATCCGATCGGCTTCGTGACGCTCGCCGCGTACCTCCGGCGTCACGGCTATCGGACCCGCATCGTGAATCTGGCGCTGCGCATGATGCGCAGCCGGCGGTTCCGGCCCGAGCGGTTCCTGCGCCGACTTCGCCCCAGACTCTTCGGCATCGACCTGCACTGGCTGCCTCATGCGCACGGCGGGCCGGAAGTCGCAGCGCTGCTCAAGCGGCTGCACCCGGACATTCCGATCGTATTCGGCGGGATCTCGTCCAGCTATTTCCACGAGGAGCTGATCCAGGACCCGGCCGTGGACTTCGTGCTGCGCGGCAGCGTGACGGAGCCATGCCTGCTGGCGCTGGTGCGAGAACTCGAAGGCGAGCGCCGGTTCGACCGCGTGCCCAACCTGACGTGGAAGCAGGACGGCGCGGTGCGCGTCAACCCCGCGTCGTTCGCGCCGCCGTCGCTCGATGAGTTCGATCTGGATCTCGGGATGATGGTGGCGTCCGTCGTCAGCCACCTGGACTTCTGGACGAGTATCCCGTTCCAGGCGTGGTGGCGCCATCCGATCACGGCCGTGTTGACCGTACGAGGCTGCGCCCGAGGGTGCGTGACGTGCGGTGCGTCGGACGCGGCCTTCAAGCGCTTCATGGCGGGGCGGCACCCGCTGTTCCGCGGCCCCGACGCCATCGCCGCGCAGGTACGGGGCCTGGCGTCGTTCACGCGGGCGCCGATCTTCCTGGTCGGCGATATCAACGATGGCGGCCCGGCATACGCGCGAGCAGTGGTCGAGGCGCTCGGGCGTGCGCCCGTTGCCAATCGCATCGTATTCGAATTCTTCGAACCGCCGCCGGTAGACCTGCTGCAGCGCATCGATGCGATGGTCCCACGCTGGGGCGCGGAGCTTTCCCCCGAGAGCCACGACGAAGCGATCCGCACCCGCCTTGGCAAGGCCCGCTACACGAACGAGCAGTTGGAGGCGGGCATCGCGTCCATGCTCGCGCTCCGCTGCGAGAACCTGGACATGTTCTTCATGATCGGCCTGCCGGGCCAGAGCTATGGCAACGTCCTCGAGATGGTGGACGCCATCGAACGCCTCTTTTCCCGCTTCGACCGTCGGCTCTCGGCCTTCATCACACCCATGGGTCCCTTCATCGACCCGGGCAGCGACGGCTTCGAGCAGGCCGAAGCACAAGGCTACCGGATTCGCGCCCACACGCTGGCGGAACACCGCGCGCTACTCGACCAGCAGCGGGACTGGGAGTCGTTCCTGAACTACTCGACGGATTCCATGACCCGGGCCGAGATCGTGGACGCGACGTACGACGGCGCCGAGCGCCTCAACGCGCTCAAGGCAAAGCACCGGAGAATCGAGCCGGAGCAGGCCGCGGCGGTGGCGCGTCGCATGGCCTCGGCCCGCGCGCTGCGGCGCAGCCTCGCCGAAGCCGGCGGGGGTGAGCTGGATCCGGCCGTCCACAGCGCGTTGCTGGGGGAGATCCGCGCCTTCTCCGAAGCGACCGTCAACGACAAGGCGGAGCTGTTCCCGCCGGGCGCGTTCCTGCGCAACTTCCGCGTTGGCGGGATCCTGCGGTTGCTGGCACGCGAGCTGCTGCTGAACCTCCGGCGCCGGCCGCGCGTGCAAGAAGCCAGGCCGGATCGTTGACCCGTCAGGGCCGACGACCCAGGATCCTTGCCTGGACTTCGTTTGGCGACATCTGCATGTGGCAGGGCGCGCATTCCCGCGCCGGCTGGTGCGCGCGCTGGTCCACGTGACAACTCAGGCAGAACGTGCGGTCGCCGGTGAGCAGCTCGAGGGTCGTGCGCGCATGGCACTGGGCGCAGGCCAGGTGGTCGGCGGCCACGTGAGACGTGAGCAGCTTGGTTCCGTGGCAGCCCGCGCAGTCGGCAGCCTCGCGATGGTGCGCCTCGTGGCAGGTCGTGCAGGCCACGACCGTCGCGATCGCCGCCGGCGACGTGTGGCAGCGCGCGCACTGCACCGTGGCGTGGGCACCGTGCCGGAACGCGACCTCGCGCGAGGTCGGTGCGCCGTTGGGTCGCAAATGGAGTGGCAGGATCACCGAGTCGGCACGGCTCGTCAGATCCCGACCGCTGTGGCACGTGGCACACGTCAACGCCGACGTGACGTGGTGACACTCGCTGCACGCCGCCGCCGTCACCTTCGGCTTGCCGTGTGCGGGATCGAACTGGCGGCCGCCAGCGGCGAAGGGGCCCGCGGAAGAGTGGCACTTGCTGCACGCGACGTCCGCACGAACCACATGATCGGCGTGGCTGAACGCCTGGCCGAAGATCGTGGCGCCCAAGGCCTCGATGCCGTAATGACACTCGGCGCAGGGGACGACGGCCGGATTGGGCCCCAACGCGGGCGGCGGCGGCACCGGCAGACCTGCGTCCCGATACGCGGACCCCACCTTCCGGACCGCCGAACGCAGGAGCGCGTCGGCACCCGGCACGTTGTGCAGGCCGACGCCATCGACCACCAGCGTCATGTCCGCGCGCGCGGACTGCAGTTCGGCCCTTGCGTCAGCGCGCTCGGCGAGGCGGCGCTGGGCGTTGGCTTCCGAGACGTATGAGGCCACGACCTGGGTGCGCCAGCCGAGGGCCTCGTCCCAGCGGGGCAGCATGTCCCGGTAGCTGGGGCCGTGGCAGCTCGTGCACGCCTGGACGATCGCCGCCATCCGCGGCCCCGAGGCCGTTGCAGCGAGGACCCGATCCGTGTGGCAGGAGCGGCAGCCGACCCGGGCCAGGTACATCTGATCCGGCCGGAGCGTCGAGTCCGGGCCCTGCCCCGTGAACAGCGCTTGGATGGCCTCGTGCGCCCGGGCGTGGCAGGTGGTGCAGCGCGCCGACGCCTCCGGACCCGTGTCCGACATCGTGGCGTGGACCCCGGGGTGGCAGCTCGTGCAGTCGAGCGGGACGGGGGTGGACGACGCCACCACCGGCTGGCTTTCCCGCTGCGGTAGCTGACGTCCCGGTGTCCAGGCGACGATGGTCGCGGTGGCCAAACCGGCCACGAGACCACCGACGATCCGGCGCCGAACGGCGGTCATTATCTCAACTCACAAGAGCGTAGATCACCAGAAGGACCAGGAAGATCCCCACCGCCAGCGCCGCGAAGCCGAGGCCCATGGACCAGAGGTAGGTCGCGCGGGACGGCGCAACGGTCTGCAGCTCCTGCAGGCGGCCCTCGCGCTGGTTCCGCTCGTATTCGAGCGGATGCTCATCCTCGAAGTACTCCGCTTTGGCCCGGCCCGTGAAGATCACGAGGTCGATGGGGAACTTCTCCGGACGCAGGTGCACGTTGAAGAAGTGGATCGTGAAGATGAAGCCCAGCGCGAGCAACGCCTCATCGCCGTGCACGATGGTGGCGACGTTGAACAGCCAGCCCGGCAAGAACCGGGCGAAGAACGTGGGGAACCAGAGCAACAAGCCGGAGCCGCCGATGATGGCCACGCCCCAGAACACCGCCCAGTAGTCGAACTTCTCCATGTAGCTGTAGCGGTCGAACCTCGGGTGGGGTCCCCGACCGAGGAACCACTTGAACATGTCCACGACGTCCCGGATGTCCTTCGGCTGGGGGACCATGCTCCGCGGGCCCCAGAAGATGGACATCTTGTCCTCGGCCCTGATCAGGTTGCGGGTCACGGCGGCCAGGTGGATGAAGAAGTAGCCGAACG encodes:
- a CDS encoding acyltransferase; protein product: MMTNSVAPQPAPEGGVPPRGGAAAPEPRLIYVDALRVAALAGVFVVHVCEVFNPADEWHITNAVRAPWAGALAALMAPWIMPLFFVLSGAATWYSLRTRGSGVFIRERVNRLLLPLVVGTLLFVPPQVYLERRLRGQFSGSFVQFIPHFFQGIYPQGNLSWHHLWFLAHLFAYSVIALPLFRYWQTAAGELKMQRLARLSGSSIGLLALALPLVLERELLWGLFPERHMLSTDWANHALLLVAFVYGFVLAGAPTLGAAIDRYWKGLAAAGAALSCLLAALVWAGALPSRLPPPYSPSYLVFWTLYAVDAWACMVAVLGAGRRWLRVENRAIAVGRANGFAWYVVHQPVIVALAYVIVQWPARVGVGVKFTVLFASSLAGTLALAQLLRHVPGLARILGYRARA
- a CDS encoding cytochrome b/b6 domain-containing protein translates to MKKPMAVSDQGQGPYIRRFGTVERTIHALVIISFLGLVATGIPLRFAYAPWAAPFMRFLGGPGSAGFIHRVCAAITFGYFFIHLAAVTRNLIRAEDKMSIFWGPRSMVPQPKDIRDVVDMFKWFLGRGPHPRFDRYSYMEKFDYWAVFWGVAIIGGSGLLLWFPTFFARFLPGWLFNVATIVHGDEALLALGFIFTIHFFNVHLRPEKFPIDLVIFTGRAKAEYFEDEHPLEYERNQREGRLQELQTVAPSRATYLWSMGLGFAALAVGIFLVLLVIYALVS
- a CDS encoding TIGR04190 family B12-binding domain/radical SAM domain protein, yielding MSQPDVVLIHPPSIYDFRERTIFYGPISDVIPSSPIFEMYPIGFVTLAAYLRRHGYRTRIVNLALRMMRSRRFRPERFLRRLRPRLFGIDLHWLPHAHGGPEVAALLKRLHPDIPIVFGGISSSYFHEELIQDPAVDFVLRGSVTEPCLLALVRELEGERRFDRVPNLTWKQDGAVRVNPASFAPPSLDEFDLDLGMMVASVVSHLDFWTSIPFQAWWRHPITAVLTVRGCARGCVTCGASDAAFKRFMAGRHPLFRGPDAIAAQVRGLASFTRAPIFLVGDINDGGPAYARAVVEALGRAPVANRIVFEFFEPPPVDLLQRIDAMVPRWGAELSPESHDEAIRTRLGKARYTNEQLEAGIASMLALRCENLDMFFMIGLPGQSYGNVLEMVDAIERLFSRFDRRLSAFITPMGPFIDPGSDGFEQAEAQGYRIRAHTLAEHRALLDQQRDWESFLNYSTDSMTRAEIVDATYDGAERLNALKAKHRRIEPEQAAAVARRMASARALRRSLAEAGGGELDPAVHSALLGEIRAFSEATVNDKAELFPPGAFLRNFRVGGILRLLARELLLNLRRRPRVQEARPDR
- a CDS encoding Rieske (2Fe-2S) protein, translating into MTVTSPTTEPEAGDAPWEPGFSEYLLGGIVVLMVVGLALAAFLYLLPPERLQLAELQPAFVVAPEAQLPVGASRVVDWGQQVILVVRTGEKTYAGLQGTSPTDGCILDWDPTSLRVLSPCTYIVYDLQGNVVRGLTTVPLQRYPVFVRDGIVYVGRP
- a CDS encoding cytochrome b N-terminal domain-containing protein, which encodes MLGRAWEATVAWGKRFWDDLKASTDASLLAILRFVGLLYGRIDTRLPIDQAFRKSLRHRLSRHAGWRHAFGGITYLLFMVLVVTGVLLSFYYRPSAEEAYQSIQNIVSGVTLGWLMRDVHVWAANLIVLAALVHMGRVFFGAAYKPPRETNWLVGLLLLFVIFAFGATGYLLPWDQWAYWTVTQGLAILGHVPLFGGALVEILRGDPLVSGATLSRFFAIHVIVLPWLALALLMLHFTLVRKHGVAPPAEAATEDLGPSDESGVPFFPNHFLRSLIVGVLVLSLVITAAALYPRDVAAPANPAQPPASLRSTWIVADVSRALIYYLGGWGFAAYLLLGAVMVLLPLFDRSPERRLRQRPIVASLGVVFFLAFAVAWAAGWHLRSVPVLASGELTPIEQPLAMPGPALPRVAPVQPAAQPTGTSSPRGPQ
- a CDS encoding NapC/NirT family cytochrome c, whose amino-acid sequence is MSPAVRRRISRIGRILIPVGILTIILITVGTVTFVQVSSQPWFCGSCHIMQPYYKSWTTSTHRNVPCIKCHIAPGIKAEAMTKIQAANMVVKDFTGATTTRPWAEIEDASCLRSGCHSDRLIQGRVDFKGVRFDHTTHLGEVRNGMQLHCTSCHSQIVQGTHIAVTEGTCFLCHFKDRPAGKPLGGCIGCHPSPPTVTSPEGYVIDHAQYVKDRIDCLSCHNQVTHGTGAADEARCVSCHNEPALLAQFNNPTMLHQVHVSQHNIACIQCHTSLDHKVMALTTNVELDCKSCHAGVHKAEQRLYAGIGGHGVQPTPSAMYTARVACVACHNAASKLPGHDTVNVANQAACLSCHGIKYANVLPAWQTQMERKVQLVGPIVDAAQTAASAMPLRRRALADSLLGMASENVEFVRAGKGAHNIVYADQLLRASLSLVRQAVKDGGLPYRVPSLDLGPPVSENQCLQCHLGVEQQKGSFQGRSFDHTGHVLRAGLQCSACHTPFSAHGGITLTSTASCDACHHSQVQPVANCARCHAGPGGVPPDTFKLAAGDFSHGAHLAANLECKACHTAPGMDARALQCDNCHEQHHQPQVACLSCHRGGALAKHKVADHVVCSQCHKTVPQINRWSRPVCTACHASYTNHHPGKACETCHRVPAMGTAHTAVPKPAPAAGKGR
- a CDS encoding cytochrome c3 family protein; this encodes MTAVRRRIVGGLVAGLATATIVAWTPGRQLPQRESQPVVASSTPVPLDCTSCHPGVHATMSDTGPEASARCTTCHARAHEAIQALFTGQGPDSTLRPDQMYLARVGCRSCHTDRVLAATASGPRMAAIVQACTSCHGPSYRDMLPRWDEALGWRTQVVASYVSEANAQRRLAERADARAELQSARADMTLVVDGVGLHNVPGADALLRSAVRKVGSAYRDAGLPVPPPPALGPNPAVVPCAECHYGIEALGATIFGQAFSHADHVVRADVACSKCHSSAGPFAAGGRQFDPAHGKPKVTAAACSECHHVTSALTCATCHSGRDLTSRADSVILPLHLRPNGAPTSREVAFRHGAHATVQCARCHTSPAAIATVVACTTCHEAHHREAADCAGCHGTKLLTSHVAADHLACAQCHARTTLELLTGDRTFCLSCHVDQRAHQPARECAPCHMQMSPNEVQARILGRRP